From one Lolium rigidum isolate FL_2022 chromosome 4, APGP_CSIRO_Lrig_0.1, whole genome shotgun sequence genomic stretch:
- the LOC124649033 gene encoding uncharacterized protein LOC124649033 isoform X1 — translation MTHRWPFLITIFVKITFTYVVYTVSVQLCQDGCKRNFIFSYHVFPRLDIQVFYYLSGHDMFPHSSSSYSGRMLIHEPDSIVHRHAAMHNPLTRIPSEMFPPLQANIAPERRRGPRPLHNSTGRPSRAVTSPPPRAVTSPSRTCVPPHRHRAQVEQATSPPPLSGQAQLSRRGWRSIPLHPHRHTIQGHKRFDWVKELRSWSDDGLD, via the exons ATGACTCATAGATGGCCTTTTCTTATTACCATTTTTGTCAAGATTACTTTCACATATGTTGTATATACTGTGAGTGTACAACTCTGTCAAGATGGTTGTAAGAGGAATTTTATTTTCTCCTACCATGTTTTTCCAAGATTGGACATTCAAGTTTTTTATTATCTTTCAg GTCATGATATGTTTCCTCACAGTTCAAGTTCATATTCTGGAAGGATGTTGATCCACGAACCTGATAGTATTG TTCACAGACATGCTGCAATGCATAATCCATTGACAAGGATTCCTTCTGAAATGTTTCCTCCACTGCAGGCAAATATAG CTCCTGAGCGACGAAGAGGACCACGGCCACTGCACAACTCCACAGGCCGGCCCTCCAGAGCAGTCACAAGCCCGCCCCCGCGAGCCGTGACCTCTCCATCGCGCACATGTGTGCCACCTCACCGCCATCGCGCACAGGTTGAG CAGGCAACCTCACCTCCCCCTTTATCTGGACAAGCTCAACTGTCGCGACGAGGATGGAGGTCAATACCACTGCACCCCCATCGGCATACGATACAG GGTCACAAGCGGTTTGACTGGGTCAAGGAATTGAGGAGCTGGTCCGATGAT GGTCTGGATTAG
- the LOC124649033 gene encoding uncharacterized protein LOC124649033 isoform X3, whose protein sequence is MTHRWPFLITIFVKITFTYVVYTVSVQLCQDGCKRNFIFSYHVFPRLDIQVFYYLSGHDMFPHSSSSYSGRMLIHEPDSIVHRHAAMHNPLTRIPSEMFPPLQANIAPERRRGPRPLHNSTGRPSRAVTSPPPRAVTSPSRTCVPPHRHRAQQATSPPPLSGQAQLSRRGWRSIPLHPHRHTIQGHKRFDWVKELRSWSDDGLD, encoded by the exons ATGACTCATAGATGGCCTTTTCTTATTACCATTTTTGTCAAGATTACTTTCACATATGTTGTATATACTGTGAGTGTACAACTCTGTCAAGATGGTTGTAAGAGGAATTTTATTTTCTCCTACCATGTTTTTCCAAGATTGGACATTCAAGTTTTTTATTATCTTTCAg GTCATGATATGTTTCCTCACAGTTCAAGTTCATATTCTGGAAGGATGTTGATCCACGAACCTGATAGTATTG TTCACAGACATGCTGCAATGCATAATCCATTGACAAGGATTCCTTCTGAAATGTTTCCTCCACTGCAGGCAAATATAG CTCCTGAGCGACGAAGAGGACCACGGCCACTGCACAACTCCACAGGCCGGCCCTCCAGAGCAGTCACAAGCCCGCCCCCGCGAGCCGTGACCTCTCCATCGCGCACATGTGTGCCACCTCACCGCCATCGCGCACAG CAGGCAACCTCACCTCCCCCTTTATCTGGACAAGCTCAACTGTCGCGACGAGGATGGAGGTCAATACCACTGCACCCCCATCGGCATACGATACAG GGTCACAAGCGGTTTGACTGGGTCAAGGAATTGAGGAGCTGGTCCGATGAT GGTCTGGATTAG
- the LOC124649035 gene encoding probable hexosyltransferase MUCI70 gives MNGGASLGLRTSGSYGSLQQSSGLLASPAPSPPLALRKPAKLSLGGAGAGGRGGERLLFARICMFASRRQRMLLLLLVAVVVLLCFHFSSLVSKDEVAAPGTETMLGISDHVLSFVNPGWTSSFSGNGLNTTSLTGQSDISNEKVQGPLWTFPPAIALEHHPCENFSFSPPPVDRKRTGPRPCPVCYVPVEQALALMPRAPTASPILQSLNYLSEDHLVLKESGSGSLFGGYPSLEQRDMSYDIKDSMTVHCGFVRGKIPGLNTGFDVDEADLYEMRKCHGTVVASAIFGNYDIMQQPENISEFSKDTVCFFMFLDEETEAAIKNTTTVDNMKRIGLWRVVVVHNLPYSDARRNGKVPKLLLHRLFPNVRYSLWIDGKLKLVKDPYQLLERFLWRKNVSFAISRHYRRFDVFEEAEANKAGGKYDNASIDNQIEFYKREGLTHYSSAKLPITSDVPEGCVIIRENIPITNLFTCLWFNEVDRFTSRDQISFSTVRDKIRSRVNWTADMFLDCERRDFVVQAYHRELMEQRLAALRSQPPPPPPVVRAQQPRKMLPDNAAKELMRASATKKSSGKRSRKSSSKRPHRTKATSGKETVRL, from the exons ATGAACGGCGGGGCGTCGCTGGGGCTCAGGACGTCCGGGAGCTATGGATCCTTGCAGCAGTCCAGCGGCCTGTTGGcgtcgccggcgccgtcgccgccgctcgcgcTCCGGAAGCCCGCCAAGCTGTCCCTTggaggcgccggcgccggcggccgcgggGGCGAGCGCCTCCTCTTCGCCCGGATCTGCATGTTCGCCAGCCGGCGCCAGCggatgctcctgctcctcctcgtcgccgtcgttgTGCTCTTATGCTTCCACTTCTCATCACTTGTCAGTAAAG ATGAAGTTGCAGCACCTGGTACCGAGACCATGCTGGGGATTTCGGATCATGTCCTGAGCTTCGTAAATCCTGGCTGGACATCCTCTTTCAGTGGAAATGGTCTGAATACAACATCACTTACTGGACAGTCTGACATCAGTAACGAAAAGGTTCAGGGTCCTTTGTGGACTTTCCCACCAGCTATTGCTCTGGAGCACCATCCTTGTGAAAATTTCTCATTTTCTCCTCCACCTGTTGATAGGAAACGCACTGGACCACGGC CATGTCCTGTTTGTTACGTGCCTGTTGAGCAGGCCTTGGCATTGATGCCACGTGCTCCAACAGCATCACCTATCCTTCAAAGTCTAAATTATTTGTCTGAGGACCATCTGGTTTTGAAAGAGTCCGGGAGTGGGTCTTTGTTTGGTGGTTATCCATCCCTGGAACAACGAGATATGTCTTATGACATAAAAGACTCGATGACAGTACATTGTGG ATTTGTGAGGGGGAAGATACCTGGTCTCAATACTGGATTCGATGTAGATGAAGCTGATCTATATGAGATGCGGAAGTGTCACGGAACTGTTGTtgcttctgctatttttg GGAAttatgatataatgcagcaaccaGAAAATATTAGTGAATTTTCAAAGGATACTGTTTGCTTCTTCATGTTTCTGGATGAAGAAACGGAAGCTGCAATAAAGAACACCACTACTGTTGATAATATGAAAAGAATCGGGCTGTGGCGTGTGGTTGTTGTCCACAACCTTCCATATTCAGATGCAAGGAGGAATGGAAAG GTTCCGAAACTGTTACTTCATCGACTTTTTCCTAACGTGAGATATTCACTCTGGATTGATGGGAAACTTAAACTAGTGAAGGATCCTTATCAGCTATTAGAGAG ATTCTTGTGGCGGAAAAACGTTAGCTTCGCAATTTCCAGGCATTATAGACGCTTTGATGTCTTTGAGGAAGCTGAGGCGAACAAGGCTGGTGGAAAGTATGATAATGCTTCAATTGATAACCAAATAGAGTTTTACAAGAGAGAGGGTTTAACCCATTATTCGTCAGCTAAGCTTCCTATTACGAGTG ATGTCCCTGAGGGCTGTGTGATAATAAGGGAGAACATCCCCATCACCAATCTCTTCACATGCCTTTGGTTTAatgaagttgatcgcttcacctcAAGAGATCAGATAAGCTTTAGCACAGTGAGGGATAAAATACGGTCAAGAGTTAATTGGACTGCAGACATGTTTTTGGATTGCGAAAGGCGTGATTTTGTTGTTCAG GCATACCACAGAGAGCTCATGGAGCAAAGGCTGGCTGCCTTAAGAAGCcagcctccaccgcctcctcctgtGGTGCGCGCTCAACAACCCCGGAAGATGCTCCCAGACAATGCAGCAAAAGAACTCATGAGAGCTTCTGCAACCAAGAAGTCGTCAGGGAAGCGCTCACGGAAATCAAGCTCAAAACGGCCCCATCGAACGAAAGCCACCAGTGGGAAGGAAACCGTTCGACTGTAA
- the LOC124649033 gene encoding uncharacterized protein LOC124649033 isoform X2, with product MTHRWPFLITIFVKITFTYVVYTVSVQLCQDGCKRNFIFSYHVFPRLDIQVFYYLSGHDMFPHSSSSYSGRMLIHEPDSIVHRHAAMHNPLTRIPSEMFPPLQANIAPERRRGPRPLHNSTGRPSRAVTSPPPRAVTSPSRTCVPPHRHRAQVEATSPPPLSGQAQLSRRGWRSIPLHPHRHTIQGHKRFDWVKELRSWSDDGLD from the exons ATGACTCATAGATGGCCTTTTCTTATTACCATTTTTGTCAAGATTACTTTCACATATGTTGTATATACTGTGAGTGTACAACTCTGTCAAGATGGTTGTAAGAGGAATTTTATTTTCTCCTACCATGTTTTTCCAAGATTGGACATTCAAGTTTTTTATTATCTTTCAg GTCATGATATGTTTCCTCACAGTTCAAGTTCATATTCTGGAAGGATGTTGATCCACGAACCTGATAGTATTG TTCACAGACATGCTGCAATGCATAATCCATTGACAAGGATTCCTTCTGAAATGTTTCCTCCACTGCAGGCAAATATAG CTCCTGAGCGACGAAGAGGACCACGGCCACTGCACAACTCCACAGGCCGGCCCTCCAGAGCAGTCACAAGCCCGCCCCCGCGAGCCGTGACCTCTCCATCGCGCACATGTGTGCCACCTCACCGCCATCGCGCACAGGTTGAG GCAACCTCACCTCCCCCTTTATCTGGACAAGCTCAACTGTCGCGACGAGGATGGAGGTCAATACCACTGCACCCCCATCGGCATACGATACAG GGTCACAAGCGGTTTGACTGGGTCAAGGAATTGAGGAGCTGGTCCGATGAT GGTCTGGATTAG